In a genomic window of Streptomyces sp. SJL17-4:
- a CDS encoding segregation/condensation protein A, whose translation MHHASDETSRPPRRRVLGRGPGEPEESAAPVAPAPSGAVVAAVATEPAPASHGPLEHAAAPPEPVEPGPVPPGVVEPAPVPFAAPAGPPVAGEGDGGAAGPGAEPGDGRFTVRLANFEGPFDLLLQLITKHKLDVTEVALSQVTDEFMAHLRALGPDGDLDQTTEFLVVAATLLDLKAARLLPAAEVEDEADLALLEARDLLFARLLQYRAYKRIAAIFEERWEAEGRRHPRTVGLEPHHAELLPEVVISIGAEGFAKLAVKAMQPKAEPQVYVDHIHAPLVSVREQAAVVVSLLRERGTALFRELIEDVGDDTLTVVARFLALLELYREKAVALDQETALGDLTVSWTGGETDPTGAVTDEFDQETTA comes from the coding sequence ATGCACCACGCCTCTGACGAAACGTCCCGCCCGCCACGTCGCCGCGTCCTGGGGCGCGGCCCGGGCGAGCCGGAGGAGTCGGCCGCACCGGTGGCTCCCGCGCCATCCGGGGCGGTGGTGGCCGCGGTGGCGACCGAGCCGGCTCCGGCGTCTCACGGGCCCTTGGAGCACGCTGCGGCGCCTCCTGAGCCGGTGGAGCCCGGTCCGGTGCCTCCTGGGGTTGTGGAGCCGGCTCCGGTGCCCTTCGCGGCTCCTGCCGGCCCTCCGGTCGCGGGGGAGGGGGACGGCGGTGCGGCCGGGCCCGGCGCTGAGCCCGGCGACGGGCGGTTCACCGTGCGGCTCGCCAATTTCGAGGGGCCCTTCGATCTGCTGCTGCAGCTGATCACCAAGCACAAGCTCGACGTCACCGAGGTCGCGCTCTCCCAGGTCACCGACGAGTTCATGGCGCATCTGCGGGCCCTCGGGCCCGACGGGGACCTCGACCAGACCACCGAGTTCCTCGTCGTCGCCGCCACCCTGCTCGACCTCAAGGCCGCCCGGCTGCTGCCCGCCGCCGAGGTCGAGGACGAGGCCGACCTCGCGCTCCTGGAGGCCCGCGACCTGCTCTTCGCCCGGCTCCTCCAGTACCGCGCGTACAAGCGCATCGCGGCGATCTTCGAGGAGCGCTGGGAGGCCGAGGGCCGCCGCCACCCCCGTACGGTCGGACTCGAACCGCACCACGCCGAGCTGCTCCCCGAGGTCGTCATCTCCATCGGTGCCGAGGGCTTCGCCAAGTTGGCCGTCAAGGCCATGCAGCCCAAGGCCGAGCCGCAGGTGTACGTCGACCACATCCACGCCCCGCTCGTCAGCGTCCGCGAGCAGGCGGCCGTGGTCGTCTCGCTGCTGCGGGAGCGCGGGACGGCGCTCTTCCGGGAGCTCATCGAGGACGTCGGCGACGACACCCTCACCGTCGTGGCCCGCTTCCTCGCCCTCCTGGAGCTCTACCGGGAGAAGGCCGTCGCCCTCGACCAGGAGACCGCCCTGGGGGACCTCACGGTCTCCTGGACCGGCGGGGAGACGGATCCCACGGGGGCCGTGACCGACGAGTTCGACCAGGAGACCACCGCATGA
- a CDS encoding nucleotidyltransferase domain-containing protein, protein MTLSLMSAGSEGSVLDVDLAAVVAEQPDPLLFATVSGAHLYGFPSRDSDVDLRGAHLLPVDALIGLREPEETRSRMWDRDGVEMDLVTHDLRKFARLMLRRNGYVLEQLTSPLVAHTTETHAELVSLVPEVLTPHHAHHYRGFAGTQWRLFERSGELKPLLYTYRALLTGIHLMRAGEVQAHLPTLAEEVAEAPARLPDLVAAKAAAEHGLAEVAIEDVRAETEALHGVLDEAQAASGLGETPVRAHGLLHDLVVRARSNTSDTP, encoded by the coding sequence ATGACGCTCTCCCTCATGTCCGCCGGGTCCGAGGGGTCCGTCCTCGACGTCGACCTCGCCGCCGTCGTGGCCGAACAGCCCGACCCCCTGCTCTTCGCGACCGTCTCCGGCGCGCACCTGTACGGGTTCCCCTCCCGCGACTCGGACGTGGACCTGCGCGGCGCGCACCTGCTGCCGGTGGACGCGCTGATCGGGCTGCGCGAGCCCGAGGAGACCCGCAGCCGGATGTGGGACCGGGACGGCGTCGAGATGGACCTGGTCACGCACGACCTGCGGAAGTTCGCCCGGCTGATGCTGCGCCGCAACGGCTACGTCCTGGAGCAGCTCACCTCCCCGCTCGTCGCGCACACCACGGAGACCCACGCGGAGCTGGTCTCGCTCGTGCCCGAGGTGCTCACCCCTCACCACGCCCACCACTACCGGGGCTTCGCCGGCACCCAGTGGCGGCTCTTCGAGCGCAGCGGCGAGCTCAAGCCGCTGCTCTACACCTACCGGGCGCTGCTCACCGGCATCCACCTGATGCGGGCGGGCGAGGTGCAGGCCCATCTGCCGACCCTGGCCGAGGAGGTCGCCGAGGCGCCCGCCCGGCTGCCCGACCTCGTCGCGGCGAAGGCGGCGGCGGAGCACGGGCTCGCGGAGGTGGCGATCGAGGACGTACGGGCGGAGACGGAGGCCCTGCACGGGGTCCTGGACGAGGCACAGGCCGCGTCCGGGCTGGGGGAGACGCCGGTACGCGCCCACGGACTGCTGCACGACCTGGTCGTACGGGCGCGGTCGAACACCTCGGACACCCCCTAG
- a CDS encoding pseudouridine synthase: protein MRSSSGRNSSGNNGGSRGGNSGGRGGSSGGGRGGSGAGGGGYRGSGGGSGSGGGRGGSGAGGGGYQGGGGYRGGSGSGGGGYQGGGGGGYRGGSGSGSGGGGYQGGGGRDGQKSPSNPRRPRPEERSYDVSPPSEAPKKGRGSAARGGAKGGPKAPQGGMPPRRGPHGQRQAPARSRELDAKIEQRNRERYENRPEIKTPKTFPGAEQEGERLQKVLARAGMGSRRACEELIEQARVEVNGEIVLEQGKRVDPEKDEIKVDGLTVATQSYLFFALNKPAGVVSTMEDPDGRQCLGDYVTNRETRLFHVGRLDTETEGIILLTNHGELAHRLTHPKYGVKKTYLAAITGPLPREVGKRLKDGIQLEDGYAKADHFRVVEQTGKNYLVEVTLHEGRKHIVRRMLAEAGFPVEKLVRTAFGPIGLGDQKSGWLRRLTNTEVGMLMKEVGM, encoded by the coding sequence ATGCGAAGCAGCAGCGGCAGGAACAGCAGCGGAAACAACGGCGGGAGCCGTGGTGGCAACAGCGGCGGCCGCGGCGGCAGCAGCGGTGGCGGCCGCGGTGGCAGCGGCGCCGGCGGTGGCGGCTACCGGGGCTCCGGTGGCGGCAGTGGCAGCGGTGGCGGCCGTGGTGGCAGCGGCGCCGGTGGCGGTGGCTACCAGGGCGGTGGCGGCTACCGCGGCGGCAGTGGCTCCGGTGGCGGTGGCTACCAGGGTGGCGGCGGTGGCGGGTACCGCGGCGGCAGCGGCTCCGGCTCCGGTGGCGGTGGTTACCAGGGCGGCGGCGGCCGTGACGGTCAGAAGAGCCCGAGCAACCCGCGCCGGCCTCGCCCCGAGGAGCGCTCCTACGACGTGAGCCCCCCCTCCGAGGCCCCGAAGAAGGGTCGCGGCTCCGCGGCCCGCGGCGGTGCCAAGGGCGGCCCCAAGGCCCCTCAGGGCGGCATGCCGCCCCGTCGTGGCCCGCACGGCCAGCGCCAGGCCCCGGCCCGCTCGCGCGAGCTCGACGCCAAGATCGAGCAGCGCAACCGGGAGCGGTACGAGAACCGGCCGGAGATCAAGACCCCGAAGACCTTCCCCGGCGCCGAGCAGGAGGGCGAGCGGCTGCAGAAGGTCCTGGCGCGCGCCGGCATGGGTTCGCGGCGTGCCTGCGAGGAGCTCATCGAGCAGGCCCGTGTCGAGGTCAACGGCGAGATCGTCCTGGAGCAGGGCAAGCGCGTCGACCCGGAGAAGGACGAGATCAAGGTGGACGGCCTGACCGTCGCCACCCAGTCGTACCTGTTCTTCGCGCTGAACAAGCCGGCCGGTGTCGTCTCCACCATGGAGGACCCGGACGGCCGCCAGTGCCTCGGCGACTACGTCACCAACCGTGAGACGCGCCTCTTCCACGTCGGCCGGCTCGACACGGAGACCGAGGGCATCATCCTGCTCACCAACCACGGTGAGCTGGCCCACCGCCTCACGCACCCGAAGTACGGCGTGAAGAAGACCTACCTGGCCGCCATCACCGGCCCGCTGCCCCGTGAGGTCGGCAAGCGGCTCAAGGACGGCATCCAGCTGGAGGACGGCTACGCGAAGGCCGACCACTTCCGCGTGGTCGAGCAGACCGGCAAGAACTACCTGGTCGAGGTCACGCTGCACGAGGGCCGCAAGCACATCGTGCGCCGCATGCTCGCCGAGGCGGGCTTCCCGGTCGAGAAGCTGGTCCGTACGGCCTTCGGCCCGATCGGCCTGGGCGACCAGAAGTCGGGCTGGCTGCGCCGGCTCACCAACACGGAGGTCGGCATGCTGATGAAGGAAGTCGGCATGTAG
- the aroH gene encoding chorismate mutase: MAVRAVRGAVQLERDEAGHMSEQVEELLTAVLERNGLDADDLISIWFTATPDLHSDFPAAAARRIGIVDVPLICAQELDIEGAMPRVVRLLAHVETELPKSRIAHVYLGAAAALRKDIAQ; the protein is encoded by the coding sequence GTGGCGGTACGAGCGGTCCGAGGAGCCGTCCAGCTGGAGCGGGACGAGGCCGGACACATGAGCGAGCAGGTCGAAGAGCTGCTCACCGCCGTCCTCGAGCGCAACGGACTCGACGCCGACGACCTCATCAGCATCTGGTTCACGGCCACCCCCGACCTCCACAGCGACTTCCCCGCCGCCGCGGCCCGCCGCATCGGCATCGTCGACGTCCCCCTGATCTGCGCGCAGGAGCTCGACATCGAGGGCGCGATGCCGAGGGTCGTCCGGCTCCTCGCCCACGTCGAGACCGAACTTCCCAAGTCCCGGATCGCGCACGTCTACCTCGGCGCCGCGGCCGCTCTGCGCAAGGACATCGCCCAGTGA
- a CDS encoding Rieske 2Fe-2S domain-containing protein produces the protein MTARATSRRTVLVAAAALTAGCGSDDGGDGGTTTSAPATPSAPAGTSAPATPGTSAPAETSASAAAPSGKALAKTADIPVGGGTVFAAEKVVVTQPTAGEFKAFSAVCTHQGCLVNKVADGTIDCPCHGSKYRITDASVVAGPAPRPLPAEQITVSGDSITLA, from the coding sequence CTGACTGCACGCGCCACGAGCCGCCGTACCGTCCTGGTCGCGGCCGCGGCCCTGACGGCGGGCTGCGGCTCGGACGACGGAGGCGACGGCGGTACGACCACCAGCGCCCCGGCCACCCCGAGCGCGCCCGCCGGCACGAGCGCCCCGGCGACCCCCGGCACGAGCGCCCCCGCCGAGACGAGCGCCTCCGCCGCCGCTCCGAGCGGCAAGGCCCTGGCCAAGACCGCCGACATCCCGGTCGGCGGCGGCACGGTCTTCGCCGCGGAGAAGGTGGTCGTGACCCAGCCCACGGCGGGTGAGTTCAAGGCGTTCTCCGCCGTCTGCACCCATCAGGGCTGTCTGGTGAACAAGGTCGCGGACGGCACCATCGACTGCCCCTGCCACGGCTCCAAGTACCGCATCACCGACGCCTCGGTGGTGGCGGGACCGGCTCCGCGTCCGTTGCCGGCCGAACAGATCACCGTCTCGGGGGACTCGATCACGCTGGCCTAG
- the scpB gene encoding SMC-Scp complex subunit ScpB: MSDLKPSLEAVLMVVDEPATEAHLAKVLEHTPREVADALRELADEYTVQGRGFELRQVAGGWRYYTRAAHAAAVEAFVLEGQQARLTQAALETLAVVAYRQPVSRSRVSAVRGVNCDGVMRTLLQRGLVEETGAEPETGAILYRTTNYFLERMGLRGLDELPELAPFLPEAEAVEPDSLEGVPSFDPDAPDREDDDDKTEV; the protein is encoded by the coding sequence ATGAGCGACCTCAAGCCCTCTCTCGAAGCCGTCCTCATGGTCGTCGACGAGCCCGCCACCGAGGCCCATCTCGCCAAGGTCCTGGAGCACACCCCCCGCGAGGTGGCCGACGCCCTGCGCGAGCTGGCCGACGAGTACACCGTCCAGGGCCGCGGCTTCGAGCTGCGGCAGGTGGCCGGGGGCTGGCGCTACTACACCCGCGCCGCCCACGCCGCGGCCGTCGAGGCCTTCGTCCTGGAGGGCCAGCAGGCCCGGCTCACCCAGGCGGCCCTGGAGACCCTCGCGGTCGTCGCGTACCGCCAGCCGGTCAGCCGTTCCCGGGTCTCCGCGGTCCGCGGAGTGAACTGCGACGGCGTGATGCGGACCCTCCTCCAGAGGGGTCTGGTGGAGGAGACGGGCGCGGAACCCGAAACAGGTGCGATCCTGTACAGGACGACGAACTACTTCCTGGAGCGGATGGGCCTGCGTGGCCTGGACGAGCTCCCCGAGCTCGCGCCCTTCCTCCCCGAGGCCGAGGCGGTCGAGCCGGACTCACTGGAAGGAGTCCCGTCGTTCGATCCGGATGCACCGGATCGTGAGGACGACGACGACAAGACGGAAGTTTGA
- a CDS encoding AAA family ATPase, whose protein sequence is MKRYGHGLVLGKFYPPHAGHHHLVDTALDRCERLTVLVCASSVESLPLEDRVAWMREVHPDALVVGAVDDIPVDLHDPDVWDAHMAVFRAAVPERVDAVFTSEPYGEELARRFGAESVCVDPGRDRFPVSGTAVRADPAGCWDFLEPPVRSALTRRVVVLGAESTGTTTMALALADHYRKRGGVWARTRYVPEYGREYSELRLAELRAERPDAAWADVAFHSSDFPVIAQRQAELEEEAARDGSPVLFCDTDAFATTIWHERYMGTTSPATGEIAARGRQHLWLLTDHRGVDFEDDGLRDGEHLRPWMTARFLTQLAHSGRRTAVLSGPHEERLAAAVAAVDELLAEGWDLADPLPERR, encoded by the coding sequence ATGAAGCGCTACGGACACGGCCTCGTCCTCGGCAAGTTCTATCCGCCGCACGCCGGTCACCACCATCTCGTCGACACGGCCCTCGACCGCTGCGAGCGCCTCACCGTCCTCGTCTGTGCCTCCTCCGTGGAGAGCCTCCCCCTGGAGGACCGGGTCGCCTGGATGCGCGAGGTCCACCCCGACGCCCTCGTCGTCGGAGCCGTCGACGACATCCCCGTCGACCTCCACGACCCCGACGTCTGGGACGCCCACATGGCCGTCTTCCGGGCCGCCGTGCCCGAGCGCGTCGACGCCGTCTTCACCTCGGAGCCGTACGGGGAGGAGCTCGCCCGCCGCTTCGGTGCCGAGTCCGTCTGCGTCGACCCCGGGCGCGACCGCTTCCCCGTCTCCGGCACCGCCGTCCGCGCCGACCCCGCCGGCTGCTGGGACTTCCTGGAGCCGCCCGTGCGCTCCGCGCTCACCCGGCGCGTCGTCGTCCTCGGCGCCGAATCCACCGGCACCACCACCATGGCCCTCGCCCTCGCCGACCACTACCGCAAGCGCGGCGGCGTCTGGGCCCGGACGCGGTACGTGCCGGAGTACGGACGCGAGTACAGCGAACTCAGACTCGCCGAGCTCCGGGCCGAACGCCCCGACGCCGCATGGGCCGACGTCGCCTTCCACTCCTCCGACTTCCCCGTCATCGCCCAGCGCCAGGCCGAACTGGAGGAAGAGGCGGCCCGCGACGGCTCACCCGTCCTCTTCTGCGACACCGACGCCTTCGCCACCACCATCTGGCACGAGCGGTACATGGGCACCACCAGCCCCGCCACCGGCGAGATCGCCGCCCGCGGCCGGCAGCATCTCTGGCTGCTCACCGACCACCGGGGCGTCGACTTCGAGGACGACGGCCTCCGCGACGGGGAGCACCTGCGGCCCTGGATGACCGCGCGCTTCCTCACCCAGCTCGCCCACAGCGGACGCCGCACCGCCGTCCTCAGCGGCCCGCACGAGGAACGGCTCGCGGCCGCGGTCGCCGCCGTCGACGAGCTGCTCGCCGAGGGCTGGGACCTCGCCGACCCGCTGCCGGAGCGCCGGTGA
- a CDS encoding DUF952 domain-containing protein produces the protein MLLHVVTLADWSAAPDAPYTPASLAAEGFVHCSPDEAAALAIIDARYQDVPGPLLVLVIDEERLAGEVRREGSGGTLFPHVYGPIEREAVTSVLEVRRDADGRARELTPRV, from the coding sequence ATGTTGCTGCACGTCGTCACCCTCGCCGACTGGTCCGCCGCCCCCGATGCCCCGTACACCCCGGCGTCCCTCGCCGCCGAGGGCTTCGTCCACTGCTCGCCGGACGAGGCCGCGGCCCTCGCGATCATCGACGCCCGCTACCAGGACGTGCCGGGCCCGCTCCTTGTGCTGGTGATCGACGAGGAGCGGCTGGCCGGGGAGGTCCGCCGGGAGGGCTCGGGAGGGACGCTCTTCCCCCATGTGTACGGGCCGATCGAGCGGGAGGCGGTGACCTCGGTCCTGGAGGTGCGGCGGGACGCGGACGGCCGTGCGAGGGAGCTGACACCCCGGGTGTAG
- a CDS encoding ADP-ribosylglycohydrolase family protein has translation MNPTRTATKQAATGSLIGLALGDALGFPTEFKDVPSILASFGPWREMPLPVRNGKAYVTDDTQMALAFARGIRTAMDRGVLAPLRLARPVRDEFVDWYHSPENNRAPGNTCLRACRLLDGDRPWQDASQLGSKGCGANMRVTPIGLVPGLSEEQRAGAAQLQAALTHGHPTALAASDLTARAVYLLAQGVDPAGLVGQLRSYAFENRSRYHEHWLGDLWTRSQDPSALSFIRRGWDECLAVLERLDAVQRTADPELDPCTYTGDGWIAEEALATGLLCFLLFPDEPLTVLRRAACTRGDSDSIAALAGAFAGAHLGADAWPKEWEERIEYRSDLLTFGALWDA, from the coding sequence ATGAACCCGACCCGCACCGCGACCAAGCAGGCCGCGACCGGCTCCCTGATCGGGCTGGCGCTCGGCGATGCGCTGGGCTTCCCGACCGAGTTCAAGGACGTGCCGTCGATCCTGGCCTCGTTCGGGCCCTGGCGGGAGATGCCGCTGCCCGTCAGGAACGGAAAGGCGTACGTCACCGACGACACCCAGATGGCCCTCGCCTTCGCCCGCGGCATCCGCACGGCGATGGACCGGGGAGTGCTCGCCCCCCTGCGGCTCGCCAGGCCCGTCCGGGACGAGTTCGTCGACTGGTACCACTCCCCGGAGAACAACCGCGCCCCCGGCAACACCTGCCTCCGCGCCTGCCGGCTCCTCGACGGCGACCGGCCCTGGCAGGACGCCAGCCAGCTCGGTTCCAAGGGCTGCGGCGCCAACATGCGCGTCACCCCCATCGGCCTCGTCCCCGGGCTCAGCGAGGAGCAGCGGGCCGGCGCCGCCCAGCTCCAGGCGGCCCTGACCCACGGCCACCCCACCGCGCTCGCCGCCTCCGACCTCACCGCCCGCGCCGTGTACCTCCTCGCCCAGGGCGTCGACCCGGCCGGACTCGTCGGACAGCTGCGCTCGTACGCGTTCGAGAACCGCTCCCGCTACCACGAGCACTGGCTCGGCGACCTCTGGACCCGCTCCCAGGACCCCTCCGCGCTCTCCTTCATCCGGCGCGGCTGGGACGAGTGCCTGGCCGTCCTGGAGCGCCTCGACGCCGTCCAGCGCACGGCCGACCCCGAGCTCGACCCCTGTACGTACACCGGTGACGGCTGGATCGCCGAGGAGGCCCTCGCGACCGGGCTCCTCTGCTTCCTCCTCTTCCCCGACGAGCCCCTCACCGTGCTGCGCCGGGCCGCCTGCACCCGGGGCGACTCCGACTCCATCGCCGCCCTCGCGGGCGCCTTCGCCGGCGCCCACCTCGGCGCGGACGCCTGGCCCAAGGAGTGGGAGGAGCGCATCGAGTACCGGAGCGACCTCCTGACCTTCGGCGCGCTCTGGGATGCTTGA
- a CDS encoding TetR-like C-terminal domain-containing protein encodes MQPPDTGELRADVLELLRGANRHWSSPLGAVLHELMAAAGGAAEFLAQLPEQSTDSVAATWLTVLGRAVARGEASPEALHPRVATVAVVLLRNEFVVRGVPTVPDEVLVEIADEVCLPLVRQRGATAG; translated from the coding sequence GTGCAGCCGCCCGACACGGGGGAGCTGCGGGCCGACGTTCTCGAACTGCTCCGCGGGGCGAACCGGCACTGGAGCTCCCCGCTGGGCGCGGTTCTGCATGAGCTGATGGCCGCGGCCGGGGGTGCGGCGGAGTTCCTGGCGCAGCTGCCCGAGCAGTCCACCGATTCCGTGGCCGCCACCTGGCTGACCGTCCTGGGGCGCGCGGTCGCGCGCGGCGAGGCCTCGCCGGAGGCCCTGCATCCGAGGGTCGCCACGGTGGCCGTCGTGCTGCTCCGCAACGAGTTCGTGGTGCGGGGGGTGCCCACGGTGCCCGACGAGGTGCTCGTCGAGATCGCCGACGAGGTCTGTCTGCCGCTGGTGCGGCAGCGCGGGGCGACGGCCGGCTGA
- a CDS encoding NUDIX domain-containing protein → MPEGYDPYAFEPFAVTVDLAVLTLREERLHVLLVERGQEPYAGHWALPGGFVLPRESAERAARRELAEETGLSDATVAGLHLEQLRTYSEPDRDPRMRVVSVAFAALVPDAPEPRGGGDAAQARWMPYGKHGPLAFDHDRILADAHERVGAKLEYTCLATAFCPPEFTLGELRQVYETVWGVELDRPNFRRKVLATPGFVQAVEGPPRLTGGRGKPAALYRAGEATTLHPPLLRPEGRST, encoded by the coding sequence GTGCCCGAGGGCTACGACCCGTACGCCTTCGAGCCGTTCGCCGTCACCGTCGACCTCGCCGTCCTCACCCTCCGCGAGGAGCGCCTCCACGTCCTGCTCGTCGAGCGCGGCCAGGAGCCGTACGCCGGACACTGGGCCCTCCCCGGCGGCTTCGTCCTGCCCCGCGAGTCCGCCGAGCGGGCCGCCCGCCGCGAACTCGCCGAGGAGACCGGGCTCTCCGACGCCACCGTCGCCGGACTCCACCTCGAACAGCTCCGCACCTACAGCGAGCCCGACCGCGACCCGAGGATGCGGGTCGTCTCCGTCGCCTTCGCCGCGCTCGTACCCGACGCACCCGAACCGCGCGGCGGTGGAGACGCGGCACAGGCCCGGTGGATGCCGTACGGGAAGCACGGGCCGCTCGCCTTCGACCACGACCGCATCCTCGCCGACGCCCATGAACGGGTCGGCGCCAAGCTGGAGTACACCTGCCTCGCGACCGCCTTCTGCCCGCCCGAGTTCACCCTCGGCGAGCTGCGGCAGGTCTACGAGACGGTCTGGGGCGTCGAGCTCGACCGCCCCAACTTCCGGCGCAAGGTCCTCGCCACGCCCGGCTTCGTCCAGGCCGTGGAAGGACCGCCGCGCCTCACCGGCGGACGGGGGAAACCGGCCGCTCTCTACCGGGCGGGTGAGGCAACCACCCTCCACCCGCCCCTCCTGCGACCGGAAGGACGATCCACATGA
- a CDS encoding nucleotidyltransferase domain-containing protein: protein MTPDELVRDHTIYSCVMGSRAFGLATEGSDTDVRGVYLAPTPLFWHFDKPPAHVEGPGEEQFSWELERFCELALRNNPNVLECLHSPVVEYVDDLGRELLSLRGAFLSRQAHQTFVRYAGGQRRKLDADVRQYGHPRWKHAMHLLRLLTSCRDLLRSGELRIDVGEDRERLLAVKRGEVTWPEVESWMNRLQEEADRALDATPLPATPDHARVQDFLIRARRSSATDVL, encoded by the coding sequence ATGACTCCGGACGAGCTGGTGCGCGACCACACGATCTACTCCTGTGTGATGGGCTCGCGCGCCTTCGGTCTCGCGACCGAGGGCAGCGACACGGACGTCCGGGGCGTGTACCTCGCCCCGACGCCGTTGTTCTGGCACTTCGACAAGCCCCCCGCGCATGTGGAGGGACCGGGCGAGGAGCAGTTCAGCTGGGAGCTGGAACGCTTCTGCGAGCTGGCCCTCCGCAACAACCCGAACGTCCTGGAGTGCCTCCACTCCCCCGTGGTCGAGTACGTCGACGACCTCGGCCGCGAACTGCTCTCGCTGCGCGGCGCCTTCCTCTCCCGGCAGGCCCATCAGACCTTCGTCCGTTACGCGGGCGGGCAGCGCCGCAAGCTCGACGCGGACGTCCGCCAGTACGGCCACCCGCGCTGGAAGCACGCCATGCATCTGCTGCGGCTGCTGACCAGCTGCCGGGACCTGCTGCGCTCGGGCGAGCTGCGGATCGACGTGGGCGAGGACCGCGAGCGTCTCCTCGCGGTCAAGCGCGGCGAGGTGACCTGGCCCGAGGTCGAGTCCTGGATGAACCGCCTCCAGGAGGAGGCCGACCGCGCCCTCGACGCGACCCCGCTCCCGGCGACACCGGACCACGCGCGCGTGCAGGACTTCCTGATCCGCGCGCGCCGCTCCTCGGCGACGGACGTGCTCTAG
- the pnuC gene encoding nicotinamide riboside transporter PnuC: protein MSLASILEPLQQPLFTILDTPVSWTEVLGFGSGALCVWLVARQHLANWPIGIANNLFFVLLFTQAGLYADAGLQIVFITLAVYGWWTWTHGGGPGSDVLPVRRTTRTEWTWLLTAGVVGTLALTLLLDRATDSTVPFWDALTTALSLMATYGQCRKRLESWWLWIAADVVYVPLYAYKELYLTSLLYVGFMTLCVLGLRGWTKDLAVSRRTVVEAA, encoded by the coding sequence GTGAGCCTCGCAAGCATTCTCGAACCGCTCCAGCAGCCGCTCTTCACGATCCTGGACACCCCGGTCAGCTGGACCGAGGTCCTGGGATTCGGCAGCGGGGCGCTCTGCGTCTGGCTCGTCGCCCGTCAGCACCTCGCGAACTGGCCCATCGGCATCGCCAACAACCTGTTCTTCGTCCTGCTCTTCACGCAGGCCGGGTTGTACGCGGACGCCGGGCTCCAGATCGTCTTCATCACCCTCGCCGTGTACGGCTGGTGGACCTGGACCCACGGGGGTGGACCAGGCTCCGACGTCCTCCCGGTGCGCCGCACCACGCGCACCGAGTGGACGTGGCTGCTCACGGCGGGGGTGGTGGGGACCCTTGCCCTCACCCTGCTGCTCGACCGTGCCACCGACTCGACCGTCCCCTTCTGGGACGCCCTGACGACCGCGCTCTCCCTGATGGCGACCTACGGCCAGTGCCGGAAGCGCCTGGAGTCCTGGTGGCTGTGGATCGCCGCCGACGTGGTCTACGTACCCCTGTACGCGTACAAGGAGCTGTACCTGACCTCCCTGCTGTACGTCGGCTTCATGACGCTCTGCGTCCTCGGCCTGCGCGGCTGGACCAAGGACCTCGCCGTTTCCCGCCGCACGGTGGTGGAGGCAGCATGA
- a CDS encoding YidB family protein, which yields MAGNDLGSLLGSLLGGAGGGQGSGGGGGAGGILGSLIGALAGGKGTGGADGANPLGGLLDMLTRSGLTDQTRSWVGTGENQPVSGAQIADALPDDTLRQVAQDAGVSPQEAADQIAQSLPQAVDKLTPTGSMPQGSLEDIIREQKL from the coding sequence ATGGCGGGAAACGACCTCGGCAGTCTCCTCGGGAGTCTCCTCGGAGGTGCCGGCGGCGGGCAGGGCAGTGGTGGCGGCGGAGGCGCCGGCGGCATCCTCGGCTCCCTGATCGGCGCCCTCGCCGGCGGCAAGGGCACGGGCGGCGCCGACGGCGCGAACCCGCTCGGCGGCCTCCTCGACATGCTGACCAGGTCGGGCCTCACCGACCAGACCCGGTCCTGGGTCGGCACCGGTGAGAACCAGCCCGTCAGCGGAGCCCAGATCGCCGACGCCCTCCCGGACGACACCCTGCGGCAGGTCGCCCAGGACGCCGGCGTCAGCCCGCAGGAGGCCGCCGACCAGATCGCGCAGTCGCTGCCGCAGGCCGTCGACAAGCTGACCCCGACCGGCTCGATGCCCCAGGGCTCCCTGGAGGACATCATCCGGGAGCAGAAGCTCTGA